In the Blautia coccoides genome, CATGGAGTTTTCCAGTATTTCCTTTATATCCTTCGGTTCTGTGAAGGTAAAGTCCTCCTCATTTCCAACCTCATCTGCTGAAGTCAGCACCACTTTTTCTATCTTGTCCACATCTTCTGCAGTATAGACAGGGCATCCTGCCTCCTCCAAAAGCTTTCTGGTGTTCACAAATCCTTCATACAGAGGGAGTGACTGTGTCTGTACACTTCCATAGTCCACAGAGGAATCCGAATCTTTCAGGTTCTTATCCCCCGTAAGACTGTCCACATACAAAAATCCCACAACCTGCTGGCTTGTACTCTCCTCAAAGCTCAGGCTCTCCCATTCATTTTTGTAGGTCTTGAATATTTTCCTCATCATTTCTTCTGAGGTTGTAACCTGTTTATTGGTAGTGTGGATATCTTTAAGAGAAATCTCTGTGATCTTCTCCTCATCTATAAATTCCACAGGAAGAGTCTGCTCCTTATATTCCCAACTGTCATAAATCTTTCCCATCAGGGAAACTGCCGCATCATCCTGCTTGATCTCATAGTACCGGTACACATCTCTTCCTGACTTCAAATGATATCTCACACAGTAATAGAGAACTGACTCTTCATCCTTCAGTTTCAGGAAACCGTCGTTATCCTTCTGGACCTCCACACCCATTTTTGCAAGGCTGTAAATATCCTGGAATTTTTCAAATTTGGTGTTGTCCAGATACGCTTTCATCTGGCTGCTTCCTCTGTTATAGGCAGAATCATACGGATAACTGTAGAGACCGTTCATCTTTTCAATATAGACAGACATAGATTCTATCTTGTCCTCTTTCGGGAGATAGGTATCTGCTTTCAGAACATCGAAGCGGTAAATGATCGTGGTGACCGCCAGCATTCCCAGGACTACACCTGTTGAGATGCGGGGCCGCAGACTTTCCCGGATATCCATACGGTACAAAAAGTCCATGGCAGTGGATAATACCCAGGCAGTGAACACAAGGATCACCACAAACCAACCGAATACGTGTTTTCCGATCCCTGAACTGATGCCCAGAGCAAACAAAACAGAAAAGGGAAATACCACTGCCGTCTTTATAAACGGCTCCAGCTTTTTAAAAGCAATTGCCTTGTGATAACTTTCTGACGGACGCAGACGGAATACCAGAATGCAGAGAGCCAAAACCACAATAGCGGATGCGGCTCCAATCCCCATATACAGCCATGGGATATTTCTGCCCGATATGCCTACCGCATCCGAAATTGACCGGTAATAGGCATACAGCGGGGAAAACGTCCATCCGCCTGTGTGGAAGGATAATCTGAAGATACTGACAGACCCGCCCTGCAGCATGGAAGGCACCACGGTTTGGAAAAACCGTTCCGCCATTCCTATAAAAACCTCTTTTATGATAAATCCATAGCTCAGAAAAGCAGCATATGCCATTGCGCCGGTGAACAGATTCCCGGTGAGCATCACAGCCAGTATAGCCACATGATAAAATACCAGAAAGAACACCATATGGTTCAAAAACGCGCCAAAGGCCATGGAAACCGCGCCCTCGGGAAACGTTCCCTTGACTGCTCCCGCAAGCAGTGCCAGCAGCAGGTTCAAAAGATAAGGCAGGACAAAGATCAGTATCCCGCTCACATAAGGCACAAAATACATCCGCTCTCTCTTCAAGGGCAGACTGTGATAAAAATCGGTCTTCTCCTTGGAATACAGGTACATATAACCGGTCATTCCCAGGCAGAAGGCAGAGACTACCACCAAAAGCAGCAGAAAAATGTTGTCAAATCCAGTGACATTCAAAAACACATTGGCTGCTTCCTTTTCCAGCTCCTTTGGTTTCAGGCCGTAAGCAGCCACATTGTCCAGCCGCATCATAGTCTGGACCGGAAGCGCCATCAGCATTGCCAGAAATGAGACAAGAAGCCATGCACCTCTTTCCTTCACATTCTGCAGCACCATCTTAGTAAAAGAGATCTTTGATGTCATATCCCGCTACCTCCGTTTCACTGATAAAGATTTCTTCCAGGGTCAGCGGAATCATTTCCGCAAATACCGGGAACTTACTCTCCACGATCTCCATGATCCTGTCTTTTTCCCCTCTGACGATCAGAGTCATCAGGGACAGACGTTTCTCGTGCTGTATCACTTCCAGTTCCCTTAACAGCTCCTCTTCCAGCACGGGATTCTGGATCACACACTGGATCTTGTGGATGTGAAGCTTCATATCCTCCACTTCCCTTGACAGAAGAACACCGCCCTTGTGCAGAAGCCCCACATGGTCACAGATGTCCTCCAGCTCCCTTAAGTTATGGGAGGCGATCACAGGGGTAAACTCCCGCTCTGTGACTTCATAGGCCAGAATACTTTTGGCTGCCTGCCGCATTACCGGGTCAAGACCGTCAAAGGTCTCATCACAAAAGAGATACTTTGTGCCCGCGCAGACGCCCAGGAGCATGGATACCTGACGCTTCATTCCTTTTGAAAGGGTATGTATCTTTCTTCCGGTATCTAAATCCAGCTTTTTCGCCAGCTCGTCAAACCGTTTCCTGTCAAATTTGGGATAATAGACTGCGTACCAGTCCGCCATGGACCGTCCTGTGGCATTGGGAATGAAATATGCGCTGTCAGGCAGAAAGAAAATCTCCCGCTTTATCTCCTCCTGCTCGTAGACAGGCTTTTCGTCTATCATAATACTCCCCTGATCCGGTTTCAAAACACCGGATAAAAGACGCAGAAAGGTACTCTTTCCTGCACCGTTTGTTCCCGCCAGGCCAAATATGCTGTTATCCGGAATCTCAATGTCAATGTTGTCCACAGCCTTTATCTCCCCAAAGGCTTTTGACAAATGTTCTGCTCTAATCATGGCTAACCTCCTCGTACAGCGCCGCAGTCCGGCCCACACACTCCTCTTTTGTTACACCGAGTTCAATCCCTTCTCTGATAACGATCCTCAGCTTCTGAAAGAAGTTTTCCTTCTTCTGTTCCACAAGATTCCTGCCGCCGGACACAAAATTCCCTCTTCCCTTAACGGGGTAAATGTATCCCTGCTGCTCCAGAATGGTGTATGCTTTCTGAATCGTATTGGGGTTGATGGACAGCTCCGTTGCCAGAGAACGGACAGACGGCATCTGAGAATCCGGTTCCAGCACGCCTCTTACGATCAGCATCTGAAAACGCTCTACAATTTGTTCGTAAATCGGTTTTCGGTTCTGGTAATCAATCACAATCATAGAGTTTCCTCTTTTCTTCTTGTTCCTGTTTGTGTGTATCCAGTGTACTATGTGTCTTAGTACACTTACAGTATAAAAAAATTCCGGTCTCCTGTCAAGAGGATCCGGAAATTTTTTTATCTTTTCGCATATGCTTCCAGCATTTTATGATACTCAGGACTGCTCCGCTTCAGAAAAAGGATATTGCCCTCCCTGTCCAAAAAACAATGCTCTGAGGTTCCCACTGCCCGCACTTCCCCGCTGTCGGCATTGGTGACCGTGTATTCCAGTTCCAGCCTGACGCCGTTATACTTTGTGAGGGCAACGGCAACAGCCACAGTCTCCCCGAAATGGGTCATGGTCCTGTACTCACAGGACGCGGAGAGCACAGGGCTTATGATCCCCTCTGCCTCCATCTTGTCATATCCCATCCCCAGCTTCTCAAGAAAGTCTGTCCTGGCCTCTTCAAACCAGCGGATGTAGTTGGAGTGATGGATAATGCCCATCTGGTCCGTCTCATAATACTGGGTCTTATGTCTGTAAACTTCCATTTTATCCACTCTCTTCTACAGATTCTCAGTCTCTATATTCTGCTTGTTACGGTAAGCGCCATACAGATACAGGCCGTGGATCACTACCCACAGGATAAAGGAGAGACTGAAAGTGCTTCTCAGCATGACAATATTGATGATATTGGATGCCAGGATGCATACCAAAAGAATGATTCCCATGACAAACGGCAGCTTCTCTTTTCCTTTGATGCCGTTAAACATCATGGCGATCAGACCTGCAGCCAGCATAGCGGCTCCCAGCACCACTGTCACCAAAACAGAAATGGTCATCTCCGACATGGTCACTGTAATATTATTATTCTTCTGTATCTCATCCAGCACTGCCTGGCCCTGTGAGAACAGGACATACATGGAC is a window encoding:
- a CDS encoding ABC transporter ATP-binding protein; this encodes MIRAEHLSKAFGEIKAVDNIDIEIPDNSIFGLAGTNGAGKSTFLRLLSGVLKPDQGSIMIDEKPVYEQEEIKREIFFLPDSAYFIPNATGRSMADWYAVYYPKFDRKRFDELAKKLDLDTGRKIHTLSKGMKRQVSMLLGVCAGTKYLFCDETFDGLDPVMRQAAKSILAYEVTEREFTPVIASHNLRELEDICDHVGLLHKGGVLLSREVEDMKLHIHKIQCVIQNPVLEEELLRELEVIQHEKRLSLMTLIVRGEKDRIMEIVESKFPVFAEMIPLTLEEIFISETEVAGYDIKDLFY
- a CDS encoding DUF6449 domain-containing protein — protein: MTSKISFTKMVLQNVKERGAWLLVSFLAMLMALPVQTMMRLDNVAAYGLKPKELEKEAANVFLNVTGFDNIFLLLLVVVSAFCLGMTGYMYLYSKEKTDFYHSLPLKRERMYFVPYVSGILIFVLPYLLNLLLALLAGAVKGTFPEGAVSMAFGAFLNHMVFFLVFYHVAILAVMLTGNLFTGAMAYAAFLSYGFIIKEVFIGMAERFFQTVVPSMLQGGSVSIFRLSFHTGGWTFSPLYAYYRSISDAVGISGRNIPWLYMGIGAASAIVVLALCILVFRLRPSESYHKAIAFKKLEPFIKTAVVFPFSVLFALGISSGIGKHVFGWFVVILVFTAWVLSTAMDFLYRMDIRESLRPRISTGVVLGMLAVTTIIYRFDVLKADTYLPKEDKIESMSVYIEKMNGLYSYPYDSAYNRGSSQMKAYLDNTKFEKFQDIYSLAKMGVEVQKDNDGFLKLKDEESVLYYCVRYHLKSGRDVYRYYEIKQDDAAVSLMGKIYDSWEYKEQTLPVEFIDEEKITEISLKDIHTTNKQVTTSEEMMRKIFKTYKNEWESLSFEESTSQQVVGFLYVDSLTGDKNLKDSDSSVDYGSVQTQSLPLYEGFVNTRKLLEEAGCPVYTAEDVDKIEKVVLTSADEVGNEEDFTFTEPKDIKEILENSMFDQYSNPATDSYPNYSKSVRIYWKDDTGESKDRVYLGKDLPSCVKKVLKTED
- a CDS encoding acyl-CoA thioesterase — encoded protein: MEVYRHKTQYYETDQMGIIHHSNYIRWFEEARTDFLEKLGMGYDKMEAEGIISPVLSASCEYRTMTHFGETVAVAVALTKYNGVRLELEYTVTNADSGEVRAVGTSEHCFLDREGNILFLKRSSPEYHKMLEAYAKR
- a CDS encoding GntR family transcriptional regulator, translating into MIVIDYQNRKPIYEQIVERFQMLIVRGVLEPDSQMPSVRSLATELSINPNTIQKAYTILEQQGYIYPVKGRGNFVSGGRNLVEQKKENFFQKLRIVIREGIELGVTKEECVGRTAALYEEVSHD